Proteins encoded together in one Ignavibacteriota bacterium window:
- a CDS encoding TRAP transporter small permease, whose translation MKFLQSLSKTLGLVEKVLIIVLLSTMVLLSFTQVVLRNIFSTGFLWADPLLRHAVLWIGFIGASIAAEQEKHISIDLVTRFTSARVASYIKILTSFFPVIVCAILADAGWTFLISEQESNSPLFSIGETEYPAWWFQTVIPFGFGLISFRFLLKTIEHAITAFKPQQTEPTKSHA comes from the coding sequence ATGAAGTTTCTCCAATCACTAAGCAAGACTCTTGGTCTTGTTGAGAAAGTTCTTATCATCGTACTCTTGAGTACGATGGTTTTGCTTTCATTCACGCAAGTTGTTCTCCGAAATATTTTTTCGACCGGCTTTTTGTGGGCTGACCCGTTGTTGCGCCATGCAGTTTTGTGGATTGGATTTATTGGCGCTTCCATTGCTGCAGAACAAGAAAAACACATCAGCATTGACCTTGTCACTCGTTTCACTTCGGCTCGTGTTGCAAGCTACATCAAAATTCTAACAAGCTTTTTCCCCGTTATCGTTTGTGCAATTTTAGCAGATGCCGGTTGGACATTTCTGATCAGCGAACAAGAATCAAATTCACCTCTCTTTTCGATTGGTGAAACAGAGTACCCCGCGTGGTGGTTTCAAACTGTCATTCCATTTGGGTTTGGATTGATTTCATTTCGTTTTCTTTTGAAAACTATTGAACATGCAATCACTGCGTTCAAACCGCAACAAACAGAACCAACAAAGTCTCACGCCTGA
- a CDS encoding TRAP transporter large permease subunit: MNTFLLVLILIAIALLGAPLFSLIGSIALLAFQGEGIDLSAVIVELYRIASAPTLMAIPLFTFAGYILAESKAPQRLVALSQAFFGWIPGGLAIVALVSCAIFTAFTGASGVTIVALGGLLYPILLKEHYSENFSLGILTTSGSLGLLFPPSLPIILYGLISEISIDKLFVAGLLPGLLLVAILSLYSIRQSSKAHVIKIPFEWKNVRSSVREAIWEIPLPFFIIGGIYAGWFTATEAATITAFYVLVVEVFIYKDLNLFRDVPRVMQESMVLVGAILIILGCAMGLTNYLIDQEVPMKLFEWIRSFISSKAVFLILLNIFLIIVGMMMDIFSAIIVVVPLIIPIATAYEVDPVHLGIIFLANLEIGYLTPPVGLNLFISSFRFEKPITTVVKSVLPFIGILLAALVIITYVPELSLWLVEALNIQ, from the coding sequence ATGAATACATTTCTCCTCGTTCTGATTTTGATTGCGATAGCGTTACTCGGCGCGCCGCTGTTTTCGCTCATCGGCTCGATTGCGTTGCTTGCCTTTCAAGGAGAAGGGATTGACCTCTCTGCTGTTATCGTCGAGTTGTATCGAATCGCAAGCGCGCCAACGCTGATGGCTATTCCTCTCTTCACGTTTGCGGGATATATTCTTGCTGAAAGCAAAGCGCCGCAACGACTCGTGGCTCTTTCACAGGCGTTCTTCGGTTGGATTCCCGGAGGACTCGCAATTGTCGCCCTTGTCTCATGCGCAATCTTCACCGCATTCACCGGCGCATCGGGCGTAACGATTGTTGCGCTGGGCGGTTTGTTGTACCCGATTTTATTGAAAGAACATTACTCGGAAAATTTTTCTCTTGGCATTCTCACAACTTCAGGAAGTTTGGGGTTACTTTTCCCTCCAAGTCTCCCTATCATTTTGTATGGATTGATTTCCGAGATAAGCATTGATAAACTTTTCGTCGCGGGACTTCTTCCCGGATTGTTGCTCGTTGCAATCCTTTCATTATATAGTATCCGGCAAAGTTCTAAAGCGCATGTTATAAAAATTCCGTTTGAGTGGAAAAATGTCAGAAGTTCCGTACGAGAAGCAATTTGGGAAATTCCACTTCCATTTTTCATCATCGGCGGCATTTACGCGGGATGGTTCACTGCAACTGAGGCGGCAACAATTACTGCTTTTTATGTTCTCGTGGTTGAAGTGTTTATCTATAAAGATTTGAATCTTTTCCGCGATGTTCCACGGGTGATGCAGGAAAGCATGGTGTTGGTGGGAGCGATTCTTATCATTCTCGGCTGTGCGATGGGATTGACAAATTATTTGATTGACCAGGAGGTGCCGATGAAATTGTTCGAGTGGATTCGTTCCTTCATCAGCAGTAAAGCAGTATTCTTAATTTTGTTGAATATCTTCCTGATCATTGTTGGTATGATGATGGATATTTTTTCTGCCATCATTGTCGTCGTCCCGCTCATCATCCCGATTGCCACTGCGTACGAAGTGGACCCCGTTCACCTCGGAATAATCTTTCTCGCCAATTTGGAAATCGGGTATTTAACACCGCCTGTCGGATTGAATTTATTTATTTCAAGTTTTCGGTTTGAAAAACCGATAACGACAGTTGTAAAATCTGTCCTTCCCTTTATCGGAATTCTTCTCGCCGCGTTGGTGATAATTACCTATGTCCCTGAGTTGAGTTTGTGGCTCGTCGAAGCGTTGAATATCCAATAA
- the secF gene encoding protein translocase subunit SecF, whose product MRFFKETHIDFMGKRRTWYMISLAVIMVGMISLAIKGIGFGIDFLGGTELIVQFSAEPDVSQIRSMMDNAGYRNVEIKTYGDPLRILLRTESQGEGTTVADQIKATLQQTFPNMNPTVLEETKIGPKIGAELRKDAFYAIIFSLLAIMIYVGFRFKFIYGIGAVAALFHDVLVTLGVISIIDGITPFTNFEIDQNMIAALLTLVGLSVNDTVVIFDRIRENQKIYKTLSLTEVMNKSLNQTLSRTLITSGTIFIVTVILFLFGGEVNRGFGFALTFGIITGTYSSIYIASAVVLDYSNWRLAKKAKPVMKGKTVYEPIAQ is encoded by the coding sequence ATGAGATTTTTTAAAGAAACACATATTGATTTCATGGGGAAGAGACGTACATGGTACATGATTTCTCTCGCTGTGATTATGGTTGGAATGATTTCACTTGCCATCAAAGGAATCGGTTTCGGTATTGACTTCCTCGGAGGAACCGAATTGATTGTTCAGTTTAGCGCCGAGCCTGATGTTAGTCAGATTCGTTCCATGATGGATAACGCCGGATACCGGAACGTTGAAATTAAGACGTACGGTGACCCGCTGAGGATTCTTCTTAGAACAGAATCGCAAGGCGAAGGAACAACCGTTGCAGACCAAATCAAAGCAACACTGCAACAAACTTTTCCAAACATGAACCCGACTGTTCTCGAAGAAACGAAAATCGGTCCGAAAATAGGAGCTGAATTAAGAAAAGACGCATTCTATGCAATCATTTTTTCGTTATTAGCGATTATGATTTACGTCGGTTTCCGGTTCAAGTTTATTTATGGTATTGGCGCAGTCGCGGCATTGTTCCACGACGTGTTGGTAACATTAGGCGTTATTTCAATTATTGACGGAATCACACCATTCACCAATTTTGAAATTGACCAAAACATGATTGCCGCCTTGCTCACACTCGTCGGTCTTTCCGTCAACGATACCGTCGTTATCTTTGATAGAATCAGAGAGAACCAGAAAATATACAAGACTCTCAGTTTGACGGAAGTGATGAACAAGAGTTTGAACCAAACGTTAAGCCGAACGCTTATCACTTCAGGTACAATTTTTATCGTCACGGTGATTCTCTTCCTCTTTGGCGGAGAAGTAAACAGAGGATTTGGATTTGCCCTGACGTTCGGTATTATTACCGGTACATACTCTTCGATTTACATCGCAAGCGCAGTTGTTCTTGATTACTCAAACTGGAGACTCGCGAAAAAAGCAAAACCCGTTATGAAGGGAAAAACAGTGTATGAACCTATCGCTCAGTGA
- a CDS encoding adenylosuccinate synthase: MSVKVIVGAQWGDEGKGKIVDLLSENIDVVARYQGGANAGHTVVIGDKTSVLHLIPSGIFHPHVSCVIGNGVVIDPVALISEIEQLQSAGIQVSGRLFISHNAHVIMPYHKMLDSIREQSGNAIGTTGRGIGPCYIDKAMRVGIRIVDLLNRDVLAQKLKHAIEEKNQIINKVYGKAEFNIEQITNEYQDFDKKIDEFVTDTSLLLNKAIGEGKRVLAEGAQGALLDVDHGTYPFVTSSNPTSGGACTGLGIPPTSISSVLGIVKAYSTRVGNGPFPTELLDETGNTLRKIGGEYGATTGRPRRCGWFDAFSLKYSVMVNGITEIAITKLDVLDSFDTLNICTGYELNGKTLKSFPTDVQTLEKVKPVYESFAGWKSSTSNIRSFDELPANAQTYVNTLAKLTGTQISMISVGARRDQTIILTN; encoded by the coding sequence ATGTCTGTCAAAGTTATCGTCGGCGCCCAATGGGGCGATGAAGGAAAAGGAAAAATCGTTGACTTGCTCAGCGAAAATATTGATGTTGTAGCACGCTATCAAGGCGGAGCGAACGCAGGACATACAGTTGTCATCGGCGATAAAACTTCAGTTCTTCATCTCATTCCATCCGGAATTTTTCATCCCCATGTTTCCTGTGTGATTGGAAACGGAGTTGTGATTGACCCCGTCGCATTGATAAGCGAAATTGAACAACTCCAATCAGCCGGAATTCAAGTGAGCGGAAGATTATTTATCAGCCATAATGCACACGTCATCATGCCGTATCATAAAATGCTTGATTCGATTCGTGAGCAGTCTGGAAATGCAATCGGAACGACAGGTCGCGGCATCGGTCCCTGCTACATTGATAAGGCGATGCGCGTCGGTATCCGCATCGTTGATTTGTTGAATCGCGATGTGCTTGCTCAAAAACTCAAGCACGCCATCGAAGAAAAAAATCAAATTATTAACAAAGTGTATGGCAAAGCAGAATTCAACATCGAACAAATCACCAACGAGTACCAAGACTTTGATAAAAAAATAGATGAATTTGTCACTGATACTTCCCTGCTTCTAAACAAAGCAATCGGCGAAGGAAAACGGGTACTTGCCGAAGGCGCACAAGGCGCTCTGCTTGATGTTGACCACGGAACGTATCCGTTCGTCACTTCATCGAATCCAACAAGCGGAGGCGCGTGTACGGGACTTGGTATTCCACCAACTTCAATTTCTTCTGTTCTTGGAATTGTGAAAGCATATTCAACACGCGTCGGCAACGGACCTTTTCCAACAGAACTTCTCGATGAAACAGGAAATACGTTACGCAAGATTGGCGGCGAGTATGGCGCAACAACCGGTCGCCCGCGCCGTTGCGGTTGGTTTGATGCCTTCAGTCTGAAATACTCGGTTATGGTCAACGGCATTACCGAAATTGCAATTACAAAATTAGATGTACTTGATTCATTCGACACGCTGAACATCTGCACAGGATATGAACTCAACGGCAAGACATTGAAATCATTCCCGACCGATGTTCAAACATTAGAAAAAGTAAAACCTGTGTATGAATCGTTCGCAGGTTGGAAATCTTCCACTTCCAACATCCGTTCTTTCGATGAACTGCCGGCAAACGCACAAACGTATGTGAACACTCTTGCGAAACTTACGGGAACTCAAATCAGCATGATTTCTGTTGGTGCAAGACGAGACCAAACAATTATTCTCACGAACTGA
- a CDS encoding STAS domain-containing protein — protein sequence MNLSLSETETVTIIKLEGSILGGPDAAALKDKVHELIEKKLKNFVLDLKAVKNMNSSGLGMLMASHATIRNAGGHLKIAGASKKIENLLVITRLTNVFELFPTVKKAVESFSK from the coding sequence ATGAACCTATCGCTCAGTGAAACCGAAACAGTAACTATCATCAAACTTGAAGGCAGTATCCTCGGCGGACCCGATGCCGCCGCTCTCAAAGATAAAGTTCATGAACTCATCGAGAAGAAATTAAAAAACTTCGTTCTCGACCTGAAAGCAGTGAAAAACATGAACAGTTCGGGGCTTGGAATGTTGATGGCTTCTCATGCAACGATTCGAAATGCAGGCGGGCACTTGAAAATCGCCGGTGCATCGAAGAAAATTGAAAACTTGTTGGTCATAACACGCCTTACCAATGTGTTTGAGTTATTCCCGACAGTAAAAAAAGCCGTCGAAAGTTTTTCCAAGTAA
- the secD gene encoding protein translocase subunit SecD, translating to MKKNRGKILIFLLFTGLSLYFLYPTYKDYSFTKELRSLVGDDSLKYVEQNEEAMRVARLKRVKLGLDLQGGMRVVLEVNVLKYLEDIAKNKDEQFMNVINEVRAESQTSEEEVVDLLGRKLQQKQLRAARYYGSIRDEDDVIIQKLRDETVSAVDRAIEIVRNRIDQYGVSEPSIQKQGGRRIIVELPGVSKEGEVRQLLQGTALLEFKILYDPEIMSKVYQAIDASLAGKPIDDSLNVNKTDTSTTAAANDTTAKPVDTTSTVAQTDTNKPADTSLATLDDQAEKTPEELKKEHPFFAIANPMQQPNQGWSGQLFTIEEDKGKVNRILEKPEIKQLIPSGVSFAWSAKKSFTAEGKNFFALYAVKKEAELTGGVITEARATIDPNFNTPIVTMEMNTEGAREWARITGSNINKQIAIILDNAIFSAPVVRGKITGGNSQIEGMESVEEAKLLEIVLKAGALPAPVDIIQQTSVGPSLGEDSIKQGIYSSLMALLLTIVFMIFYYRMGGTVADVVLFLNMLFMLAILAGFQGTLTLPGIAGIILTMAVAVDANVLIYERIREESATGKTLSAAVDTGYEKAFTAIFDSNLTTFITGVILYQFGSGPVQGFALTLMIGIVISMFTAIVGTRIIFSIMLERGKVINFG from the coding sequence GTGAAGAAGAATCGCGGTAAAATATTAATATTTCTCCTCTTTACAGGTTTGTCCCTGTATTTTCTCTATCCAACGTACAAAGACTATTCGTTCACAAAAGAACTGCGCAGTCTTGTCGGTGATGATAGTTTGAAATATGTTGAACAAAACGAAGAGGCGATGAGAGTAGCGCGCTTAAAGCGCGTCAAATTAGGATTAGACCTTCAAGGCGGAATGCGAGTCGTTCTTGAAGTAAACGTCCTCAAATATTTGGAGGACATTGCCAAGAATAAAGACGAGCAATTTATGAACGTCATCAATGAAGTTCGTGCAGAGTCACAAACTTCAGAAGAGGAAGTGGTAGATTTGCTTGGTCGGAAGTTACAGCAAAAGCAACTTCGCGCCGCCCGGTATTATGGTAGCATCCGCGATGAAGACGATGTTATAATCCAAAAATTAAGAGACGAAACAGTAAGCGCTGTTGACCGTGCAATCGAAATCGTCCGTAATCGTATTGACCAATATGGCGTGTCTGAACCATCTATTCAGAAACAAGGCGGGCGAAGAATTATTGTCGAACTTCCCGGCGTCAGCAAAGAAGGCGAAGTGCGGCAGTTATTGCAGGGCACGGCACTTCTTGAGTTCAAGATTCTTTACGACCCGGAAATTATGTCAAAAGTGTATCAGGCGATTGATGCGTCACTTGCAGGCAAACCGATTGACGATTCTTTGAATGTCAACAAGACCGATACATCAACAACGGCCGCGGCAAACGATACAACAGCAAAACCGGTTGATACAACTTCAACAGTTGCTCAAACCGATACGAACAAACCGGCTGATACTTCACTTGCCACACTTGATGACCAAGCAGAAAAAACACCGGAAGAACTGAAGAAAGAACATCCATTCTTCGCGATTGCCAATCCTATGCAACAACCGAATCAAGGTTGGAGCGGTCAGTTGTTTACAATCGAAGAAGACAAAGGAAAAGTGAACCGCATTCTTGAGAAGCCGGAAATAAAACAACTCATTCCTTCAGGAGTCAGTTTTGCATGGTCCGCAAAAAAGTCCTTCACTGCTGAAGGAAAAAATTTCTTCGCGTTATATGCAGTAAAAAAAGAAGCGGAACTCACCGGCGGAGTTATCACAGAAGCACGCGCTACTATTGACCCGAACTTCAACACTCCAATTGTTACGATGGAGATGAACACAGAAGGCGCACGAGAGTGGGCGAGAATTACCGGTTCAAATATCAATAAGCAAATTGCAATTATCTTAGATAACGCCATTTTCTCCGCTCCTGTAGTTCGTGGAAAAATTACCGGTGGTAATTCTCAAATCGAAGGAATGGAAAGCGTTGAAGAAGCGAAGTTGCTTGAAATCGTTCTCAAGGCAGGCGCACTTCCCGCTCCGGTTGACATTATTCAACAAACCTCAGTCGGACCTTCGCTCGGTGAAGACTCTATCAAACAAGGAATTTATTCTTCTTTGATGGCGTTACTCCTTACAATCGTCTTCATGATTTTCTATTACAGAATGGGCGGGACTGTTGCAGATGTTGTTCTTTTTCTCAACATGCTCTTTATGCTTGCAATCCTTGCAGGATTTCAAGGAACATTAACGTTGCCTGGTATTGCAGGTATCATCCTCACAATGGCAGTTGCTGTTGATGCGAACGTCCTTATCTATGAACGTATCCGTGAAGAATCAGCAACCGGGAAAACACTCTCCGCCGCAGTTGATACAGGATACGAGAAAGCATTTACAGCAATTTTCGACTCGAACCTTACTACATTTATTACCGGTGTGATTCTCTATCAATTCGGAAGCGGACCTGTTCAGGGCTTCGCTCTCACGTTGATGATTGGTATCGTCATCAGTATGTTCACCGCTATCGTCGGAACTCGCATTATCTTTAGCATAATGCTCGAACGTGGCAAAGTTATTAATTTTGGTTAA
- the dctP gene encoding TRAP transporter substrate-binding protein DctP: MTKLILTILLITSTLFSQQYTIKFATVAPEGSTWINIMKEYDAAVRKESGGKMGFKIFAGGVQGDERDVLRKVKLGQLHSTGITGNGITTIAQKARILDTPFLFKSTAEVDHVLKTFDTDFNKAFNDGGYVLLGWAEVGFVNIYTNTPVSKPEEMKGVKMWMWEGDPVAEATFKALNINPIPLSLTDVMTSLQTKMIDGVYSSPLGLVALQWFTRVKYMFNLPLADASGAVVISKKKFDGLPADMQEILLRNGKKYMTKLTEASRKENAKSIETMKKQGIKIIEPPSKDVISMYDEIGKKARRMLVGKLYDEGFMNRVEQTVSEFRKANNKTSQ; the protein is encoded by the coding sequence ATGACAAAACTCATTCTCACAATTCTATTAATAACCTCCACCCTTTTCAGCCAACAATACACCATTAAGTTTGCCACGGTAGCGCCGGAAGGAAGCACATGGATAAACATCATGAAAGAATATGACGCGGCAGTTCGGAAAGAAAGCGGCGGGAAAATGGGCTTTAAAATTTTTGCAGGCGGCGTGCAAGGAGATGAGCGGGATGTTCTGAGAAAAGTAAAATTGGGACAACTCCACTCAACCGGAATTACCGGAAACGGGATTACAACGATTGCACAAAAGGCACGCATTCTTGATACGCCGTTCCTGTTCAAATCAACGGCAGAAGTTGACCACGTGTTGAAAACATTCGATACGGATTTCAATAAAGCATTTAACGATGGCGGTTACGTGTTGCTCGGTTGGGCAGAAGTTGGATTTGTCAACATCTACACGAACACACCCGTTTCCAAACCGGAAGAAATGAAAGGCGTAAAAATGTGGATGTGGGAAGGCGACCCGGTTGCCGAAGCGACATTCAAGGCGTTGAACATCAACCCGATTCCGCTTTCACTCACCGATGTGATGACTTCACTGCAAACAAAAATGATTGACGGCGTTTATTCTTCGCCGCTCGGTTTGGTTGCTCTTCAATGGTTCACACGGGTGAAATACATGTTCAATCTTCCGCTTGCCGATGCTTCCGGCGCAGTTGTTATTTCAAAGAAAAAATTCGATGGACTTCCTGCTGACATGCAAGAGATTCTTCTTCGGAACGGCAAGAAGTACATGACAAAACTGACTGAAGCGAGTCGGAAAGAAAACGCTAAATCAATCGAGACCATGAAAAAGCAAGGAATTAAAATCATCGAGCCGCCATCGAAAGATGTTATTTCCATGTATGACGAAATCGGAAAAAAAGCACGCCGAATGTTGGTTGGCAAATTGTATGACGAGGGTTTTATGAATAGAGTCGAACAGACTGTTTCCGAATTCAGAAAAGCGAATAACAAAACTTCTCAATGA
- a CDS encoding family 10 glycosylhydrolase translates to MTTSNNFSKSSFFFLFVLFSCLILIRNTVSSQAQTQAIPKTEVRAIWLTTVLGLDWPPSKIKKADEQKRLLSEMIEKAAKAKFNTMYFQVRGRADAMYKSDLEPWSHLLTGELGKDPGWDPLQFVVEESHKRGVEVHAWFNTFLTKSGKEKPTESKPRHLILAHPEWLQLVKGEWWLDPGIPEARKYISHVAMDIVRRYNIDGFQFDFMRYPQNGIPDDATWKKYGGNQPKAEWRRENINKFVRDFYDSAMLIKPMLKVGATPIGIYNADVYKNGMKGFDDVFQDAKGWLREGKLDYIAPQVYWSLKDTSKGPDFAMITEDWVDGSNDRQIIVGIAAYKDDVFSQLPTIIDTSRDIETDGHAFFRYEHIRRVIDSTDVYTTLANIPPMKWKDSVPPSPPLALNVERKQNIATVSWTSPLAKESEDTVKFYNIYRSKVFPVDISDANLLYRIVQSNITSFTDTLPNSSAHFHYAVSSLDYGNNESHPVQEGIMQVPEVLAILNRFQYQPKLHRLIYNEDFETVTLPLQLTEKATLKISIVEISSNSQIATIEKEVTGGRNLLTIDVAGFGKREYLFKVESLNFTAQQQILLQ, encoded by the coding sequence ATGACGACATCAAATAATTTTTCCAAAAGCAGTTTCTTTTTCCTATTTGTTCTTTTTTCTTGTTTGATTCTGATACGAAACACCGTTTCAAGTCAGGCACAAACTCAGGCAATTCCCAAAACAGAAGTGAGAGCAATTTGGTTAACCACAGTTTTAGGGCTTGATTGGCCCCCATCAAAAATTAAGAAAGCGGATGAACAGAAGCGTCTTTTATCAGAAATGATTGAAAAAGCCGCCAAGGCAAAATTCAACACAATGTATTTTCAGGTTCGTGGGAGAGCAGACGCGATGTACAAGTCAGACTTAGAACCATGGTCTCATTTACTGACAGGTGAATTAGGAAAAGACCCGGGTTGGGACCCGCTTCAATTTGTGGTTGAAGAATCACACAAGCGCGGAGTTGAAGTTCATGCATGGTTCAATACATTTCTCACAAAAAGCGGAAAAGAAAAGCCGACCGAATCAAAACCGAGGCATTTAATTTTAGCGCATCCGGAATGGCTTCAGTTGGTAAAAGGGGAGTGGTGGCTCGACCCCGGAATTCCTGAAGCAAGAAAATATATTTCTCATGTTGCTATGGATATTGTTCGTCGCTACAACATTGATGGCTTTCAATTTGATTTTATGAGATACCCGCAAAACGGAATCCCCGATGATGCTACTTGGAAAAAGTATGGAGGGAATCAACCCAAAGCAGAATGGCGACGGGAGAACATCAACAAATTTGTGAGAGACTTTTATGATTCAGCAATGTTAATCAAGCCGATGTTGAAAGTCGGGGCGACACCGATTGGCATTTACAATGCTGATGTTTATAAAAATGGAATGAAAGGATTTGACGATGTTTTTCAGGACGCCAAAGGATGGTTGCGTGAAGGAAAACTTGATTACATCGCTCCTCAGGTTTATTGGTCGTTGAAGGATACATCGAAGGGACCTGACTTTGCAATGATTACAGAAGATTGGGTTGATGGTTCAAACGACCGTCAGATTATCGTTGGCATCGCCGCGTACAAAGATGATGTCTTCTCACAACTTCCAACTATTATTGATACATCGAGAGATATTGAAACGGATGGTCATGCATTCTTCCGGTATGAACACATTCGACGTGTGATTGATTCGACAGATGTATATACAACACTTGCAAACATTCCGCCGATGAAATGGAAAGATTCCGTTCCACCCTCGCCGCCACTTGCATTGAATGTAGAGAGAAAACAGAATATTGCTACGGTGAGTTGGACTTCGCCTCTTGCCAAAGAAAGCGAAGACACAGTGAAGTTCTACAACATCTATCGGTCGAAAGTTTTTCCCGTGGACATTTCTGATGCCAATCTTTTGTATCGCATTGTTCAATCAAATATTACATCATTTACTGATACATTACCGAATTCCAGCGCACATTTTCACTATGCAGTTTCTTCGCTCGATTACGGAAATAATGAAAGCCATCCGGTACAGGAAGGCATCATGCAAGTGCCGGAGGTGTTGGCAATACTCAACCGTTTTCAGTATCAACCTAAACTCCATAGGTTGATATATAATGAAGATTTTGAAACAGTAACGTTACCGTTGCAATTGACCGAAAAAGCGACATTGAAAATTTCCATTGTTGAAATATCCTCAAACAGTCAGATAGCAACGATTGAAAAGGAAGTGACGGGTGGTAGAAATCTGTTGACTATTGATGTTGCCGGTTTTGGAAAGCGGGAGTATCTTTTCAAAGTAGAATCATTGAATTTCACAGCGCAACAACAGATTTTGTTGCAGTAA